In Truepera sp., the sequence ACTGACCCGGAGCGGCAACGCGGCCGGTGACCCGGTCTAGTCCGCGTCCCGGGGCCCGATAGCCTCTGCGCCCCGCGACCCCATCAGGGGGTCGCGGGGCGTTCCGGTTCCAGTCGCCGCGTGGTGCGGGCCCTGCTACGCTTGGGCGGGAAGATGATAGTCGCTTTCGATCCTGGCAAGAACCTGGGCGTGGCCTTCGTGACCGAGGCCGGCCTGTTGGAGCGTGGCCTCGTGATCGAGCCGGCCGCGTTGGCCGCGCTGGAACTGCCGGACGGCGCCACCATCCTAGTCGGCGACGGCACGGGTAGTGCCGCAGTGATCGCGGCGTTGGCGAGCAGGGGCCTCGGCGCCGAGCTGGTGGAGGAGGAGGGCACCTCCCTCGAGGGGCGCGAGCTCTACTACGCCGCCAACCCTCCCAGGGGGCTGGCGCGGTTCGTGCCGCGGGGGATGCTGAGCCCTCCCGTGCTGGTCGATGACTTCGCCGCCTACGCCATAGCCTTGCGCTGGCTGGAGCACAAGGAAGCGCGCCGCGGTTGAGGCCGCGGCGCGCGCTACTACCATCCCGGTGGCCGGGACTAGTTGAGTTCGTCTTCCTCGCCGGCGTCCATCAGGACGCGAGCATCTTGATGGCTGATGCCCAACACCGCGCTGATCTCGCCCGCCAGGAGCCGCAAGGCGCGCCTGTAGGCCTGGCGGTCGAGGTCGGGCAGCCCGCGCTCGAGGTCCCAGCGGCGCAGTTCGCTAGCCAAGGTGGCGATCTGGTAGGGGTCACCGGTGGTGAGCAGGTCGGTCACCTTGCGGTGGCGGGCGGCCCACTGCTTGGGCAGCGTGATGCGGCCGTTCTGCAGCCGTTCGAGGACGTTCTGAACCTCGTCCTTGGTGAGGGCGGCGCGCAGTCCGGCACCCTGCGGAGCGGCGACTGGCACGTACGCGCGAGACGTTCCGTTGGGGAACTCGACCTGGTAGTACTTCTGGTTGGCGCCTCCAACGGCGCGCTCGGTAGTGCCGGCGACGATCCCGACGCCGTACGGCGGTAGGACGACCTGGTCACCCATCTTGAACGTCTTCCCCTGGTCTTTCAAAGCAGCTGGCTCCCTTCGAAGCGTGCACGTGGCACGCGCTGGTCGGCGTGGTCAATCGGATTCGCAAGCTATCGTTCGTTCGGCCTCGTCCCCCGGCCCGACGCCGGCCGCTTTCCAGTGAGGCACTGGCGCGGCGATTGGTGGCGGGAACTTGGGTGAGAGGGCTTGTGGTCGGTGAGTAAGGTGATCTCCGACATATCCAAGCACGCCATATATGGTAGCAGGAATCGTGGCTTTTTGCACGAGGTGGGGAGACCTTGCGCCGGGCTCCCTGGCCGCCGCGAGCCGGAGCGTCGGCCGCTGGAACCCTTCAGCGCTGCGGGGCGGCGCGCACCGCGATCGCTATCCCGGCGAGCAGGATGGCGGCCCCGACGATGGTCGCCAGACTCGGTCGCTCACTGAAGATGATCAGGGCGAGCAGCCCCGACGCGACGGGTTCGGTGAGGAGCGTGGACGCCACCAGCGTCGGGTCCAAGTGCTTGGCCGCGTAGTTGATGCCCGTGTGCCCCACCAGTTGGGGGATCAGCGCCAGCAAGGCGATGAAGAGGTAGGTCGACAACGGGTAGCCCAGGTAAGGCGCACCGACGAGCAGGGGCATCGGCGCCAGTACCAGCGCCGCCACGGCGTAGGCCGTGCCCGCGTAGGCCTGCAGACCCATCCCGCTGGCCTGCGCCTGGCGCCCGAAGAGCAGGTACGCGCCCGCGGCCGCGGCTCCGACGAGGGCGAGCAGGTCGCCGACGAGCGGCTGCGGGCCGCCCGCCAAGTCGCCGTAGCCCACGACCGCGGCGCCCCCGACGGCGACCAGTACGCCGGTCAGCTGTGCGGCGCTGGGCGGCCGCCGCTGGAAGGTCCAGGCGAAGAGGACGACCCAAAGGGGCGTGGAGGCGAGCAGGGACACGCTAGCCGCGACGGTCGTGTAGCTGAGGGACGTGATCCACGCCGCGAAGTGGACGGCCAGCATGAGGCCTGCTAGCAGGCTGGCGCGCCATGCCCGGGCGTTGGGCGGGGTCCTGCGAAGCCCGGCCCTCGTCAGCGGCGCCATGAGGATGCCTGCCAGGGCCATGCGGTAGAAGGCGACCACCACGCCCGGAGCGTCCGCCCAGCGGATGAAGATCGACGCGAACGAGACCGCCAGCAGCGCGACGCCCAACACCGCCCACACCTTTCTGGGCGGCGCGGAAGAGCCGGGTGCCTCCGTGGCCATGCGCGAGATGCTACCCCGGCGTGAGCAGGTAGCCCCGGCCCCGAGCTGGATATGCCATGCTCTACGCGCGGCGCGTTGTGCCGTAGGCGGCGCAGGGCACGACGGGCGGTATAAGGCAAGGTTGGCGCTGCAAGGCGGGCGCTGCATGGCGGGCGCTGCATGGCGGGCGCTGCATGGCGGGCGCAGCTCGGCCGGCCGCATGGCGGGCGCCACCCGCGAGGAGCGATACGTGGGCGACTTTCCTGACGATTTCCTGTGGGGCGTGTCGAGTTCGGCGTACCAGATCGAGGGCGCGACCCAAGTGGGCGGCAGGGGCGAGTCCATCTGGGACCGTTTCGTTACCCGTCCCGGCGCCGTCGTTGACGGCTCCACCGGTGCGGTGGCGACCGGACACTACGAGCGTTACCGCGAGGACGTCGGGCTGATGCGCGAGTTGGGCGCGCGCGTCTACCGCTTCTCCGTGTCGTGGCCACGCTGGTTGCCCTCCGGGCGGGGCCGACCGGCGCCGGCGGGCGTCGACTTCTACGAGCGCCTCGTCGATTCGCTGCTGGCCGCCGGCATCGAGCCGTGGATCTGCCTCTACCACTGGGACCTGCCTCAGGCCCTGCAGGACCGCGGTGGCTGGACGTCGCGCGACTGTGCCGACTACTTCGCCGACTACGCGGCGGCGGTGGCGGGGCGCCTCGGTGACCGGGTTCGGACCTTCCTCATGCTCAACGAGCCGAACGTGCACGCGCTGCTGGGCCACCTCACGGGGCAGCACGCGCCGGGCGTCAGCGACCTGAGCGCCTACCTGGCGGCCATCCACCACCAGAACCTGGCCGTCGGCAAGGGCATCGCGCGGCTCCGGGCGCTGGACGCCGGTTTCCGGCTCGGGTCGGTCGTTTCGCTGCAACCGGTCCTGCCCGCGGCAGAGCCCGGAACCGAACCGCGGGAGGAAGACGTCGCCGCCGCCAGCCTGGCCGACGCCGCCTACAACCGGGCGAGCCTCGACCCGCTCCTGCTGGGCAGGTACCCCGCCGCGATGGCGGGTTTCTTCGAGGCCCTGCTGCGAGCGGGCGACGAGGAGACCATGCGGCAGCGCGTCGACCTCCTGGGCGTCAACCACTACACGCTTCAGCGCGTGCGCCTCGGCCGGGGCCCCCTCGGCCTCGAACTCGTGCCACCGGGGGCGGGCACCGAGGCCACGCAGATGGGCTGGCGGGTCGCCCCCGAGGCCCTCACCCGGACGCTGCTGGAACTCAAGAGCGCGTACGGCAACCCGCCGGTGGTGATCACGGAGAACGGTGCGGCGTACGAGGACCCGCCTGTCCGGAACGGCACCGTGGACGACGCCTCGCGCGTGGCCTACTTCGCCCGCTACATCCGAGGCGTGGCAGCCGCGCTGGAGGCGGGCTGCGACGTCAGGGGTTACCTGGCCTGGACGCTTGTCGACAACTTCGAGTGGGGCGACGGGTTCACGCGCAGGTTCGGTTGCGTGGCCCTGGACCGGGAGACCCTTGAGCGCACGCCCAAGGCCTCCTTCCACTACCTGCGGCGGGTGTTCGGGAGCGGCGCCTTAGGCTGAGCGGGCGAGGTGCCACGCGGCGAGGATCCAGCCCACTATCATCAGCACCCCACCCGCGGGCGCTACGGCCCCGAACCACCCCGGGGCGCCGGCCACGAGCGCGTAGAGCGAACCCGAGAAGACCACGGTACCGGCGATGAGGAACGGCGCCGAGCGCGCGGCCAGGGCGCCGCGTTGCGATAGTGCCGCCAGCGCCAGCAGACCGAGACCCTGGTAGACCTGGTACCTCACGCCCGTCTCGAAGGTCGCCAGCCGGGCCTCGCTCACGAGGTCCGTCAAGGTGTGGGCCCCGAACGCCCCGAGCATCACGCCCAGTCCTACCAGCGCTGCGCCCCACACGGCGGCGGTGCGGGCGTGGCTGCTCCCGACCGGGTCCTTGGTGTGTGAGGGCGATCGCGTGCTCACGCTCCCGTACCTCCCGCGGCCGCAGTAACAGGAACCGGGGCGGTCGCCTCCCCCCGCGCGCCCACCACCATTCCGTCGAGTAACTCCAACACGGCATCCGCCTTGTCCGCGATGCTCAGGTCGTGGGTAACGACGATGACCGTGCGCCCCTCGGCGGCCACCTCACGCAGCGCCGCGAGGACGGCCTTGCCGCTGCGGCTGTCGAGGTTGCCCGTGGGCTCGTCCGCGAAGACCACGTCGGGGTCGTTGACGAGGGCGCGGGCTAAGCCCACCCGCTGGCGCTCGCCACCCGACAGCTTGGCGGGCAGGTGATCGGCGCGCTGCTCCAGCCCGAAGCGCGCAAGCAGCGCGGTCGCCTTGGCACGTCTGGCGCCCGCGTCGACGCCTGCCAGGCCGAGAGGGAAGGCCACGTTCTGCCAGGCGCTCAGGACCGCCACGAGGTTGAACGATTGGAACACGAACCCGAAGCGGTGGAGCCTCAGCTGGGCGCGGCCTCGCTCGCTCAAGGACGCCAGCGAGCTCCCTCCCAAGAGGACGTCGCCGGAGGTCGGCGTGTCGAAGCCCGCCAGCAGGTTGAGCAGCGTCGACTTGCCCGAACCCGAGGGCCCGACGATGGTCGTCAGCGTCCCGGGCCGGAACTCGGCGTCCACGGCAGTGAGGGCGGCAACCGTGCCCGCCGGCGTGACGTAGGTCTTGGTGAGTTGGACGGCGCGCAACACCCTCACATGCTAACCGCGTTCAGCGGCCACCGGACGAACCGCCGCCGCCGCCCCCACCCCCGCCGCTCGAGGAACCCCCCGACGAGGCCGAAGCCGACGCGGAACTGAGCGCGGAGGAGAGGCTGCTGATCGACTGGCTGAGCGCGCTCATGCTGGAGAGGTTGGCGACGTTGCCGCCGCTGAGCCAGACGGCCTGGCTCGTCAGGGTCCGCTCGTCGACGCCGGCCAGGGGCGCGGCCTTGCCTAGTGTGCGCAGGTACTGCTCCGCGACCCCGAGGGCGGCGGCGTAACAGTAGTAGACGTCCCACAGCTTGAAGAAGTCGGGCGGGGCGTCCTTCATGCGCGTGTAGTCGGTGAGGGTGCGCTTGAAGCCGCGCCAGCCGTAAACCTCCTCCGCGATGTCGGGCCGCCACGAGATGATGGCGTTGGAGGCCGCCAATGCCGCGATGGCGATGACGATGTCGAAGGCGATCACCCAGACCCTGGCGGGGCCGCTGACGAAGAAGGCCAGCGCGATCCCCACCAGGAGGGCGAGGAACATGCGACCGGACCACTTCTTGGCGGCCTTGCGGCTCTCCTCCGTCGTGAGCGGGCCGCCCGTGGTTGCCTCGAGCCAGGAGCGCACGGCCGGCGCCCACTTCGCCATGAAGCTCGAGGCGTGGCGTTGGGAATAAGCCTTCAGTTCGGCGCCCGACAGCTTGTCGGGAGAGCCTGGGCGGGCGGCCCTCTTGAGGTAGCCGAGGACGTTCTCCTCGAAGGGCAGCAGCGTGCTCGAGTCGGCTTCGAGTTTCAGGTCGATGGCGAAGTCCTTCAGCCGCTTGCCGCTGGAGGCGAACTCGCCGTAGCCCCGCCGCATGAGGTCCATGATCGTGGCGTGGAAGGCGGGACCCATGGCGGAATGGTTCGGCCGCTGCGACATGATCGAGGTGACGGCCGCCGGCGGTAGGCTCGAGGGCGGTTCGAACGGGTACTTCATCGTCTCGATGCGCGGCTCGCGCCCGTAGCGCCTGTAGGCTCCCATTGCGCCAGGCGCGGTGAGCAGCAGGAGCCCGGCGGGGATCAGGGCCCACCACGGCGAGCGCCTGACCTGGAGGAGCGTCTGCACGCGCGCGACCTTCGCCTCGTCCAGGAGGAACTCTTCCATCCCCGGCCTCGTGCCCTTCGTCTCGAACAGCGCGGGGTCCATCAGGTAGCGGATCTCCACGCCGTCGCCTTCCGGGATGCGGTCGAAGGCGACGCTCAGCCTGCTCCGGTCCTCGCTCAAGCTGACCGTGGGGAGTTCCGGGTTGGCGAACCGGTGGACGTAGGCGTCGTAGGGTTCGGGGCTCGGGCCGGGGGCGGTGACGCTCAGGCTGTAGCCGCGCACCGGTGGGTGGTCCTGCTCGAGGATCTGCCAGTACCACTGAACCACGTCGCTGCGGTAATCGAGCACCCCGTTCAGGCGGTACACGAAGCGCACCCGCCGCTCCCGCACGCGCGTGGCGTTCCTCACCACGACCTCCGTTCCCCGCGTTCCGTCGGCGCAGGGTTGCTGGTAGGCCGTTGCCTCCGGGCCGGGGCCCAGGGCCCCCGAGCCCTCCAGCAGCGTGAGCTTCTGGCCGTCCTCGAGGTGGACGCAGACGAACGCTTCGCCGAAGTTGCCGTCGGTGGTGAGGGTGCGGGTGTCGTCCACCAAGACGCTGTCGTCCGCTCCTATGGTCACCTTCTGAACCACGTCGCGCCACTCGTAGCTCTGCGCGGCAGCGGATCCCGCTA encodes:
- a CDS encoding DMT family transporter — encoded protein: MATEAPGSSAPPRKVWAVLGVALLAVSFASIFIRWADAPGVVVAFYRMALAGILMAPLTRAGLRRTPPNARAWRASLLAGLMLAVHFAAWITSLSYTTVAASVSLLASTPLWVVLFAWTFQRRPPSAAQLTGVLVAVGGAAVVGYGDLAGGPQPLVGDLLALVGAAAAGAYLLFGRQAQASGMGLQAYAGTAYAVAALVLAPMPLLVGAPYLGYPLSTYLFIALLALIPQLVGHTGINYAAKHLDPTLVASTLLTEPVASGLLALIIFSERPSLATIVGAAILLAGIAIAVRAAPQR
- a CDS encoding DUF423 domain-containing protein — protein: MSTRSPSHTKDPVGSSHARTAAVWGAALVGLGVMLGAFGAHTLTDLVSEARLATFETGVRYQVYQGLGLLALAALSQRGALAARSAPFLIAGTVVFSGSLYALVAGAPGWFGAVAPAGGVLMIVGWILAAWHLARSA
- a CDS encoding ABC transporter ATP-binding protein; this translates as MLRAVQLTKTYVTPAGTVAALTAVDAEFRPGTLTTIVGPSGSGKSTLLNLLAGFDTPTSGDVLLGGSSLASLSERGRAQLRLHRFGFVFQSFNLVAVLSAWQNVAFPLGLAGVDAGARRAKATALLARFGLEQRADHLPAKLSGGERQRVGLARALVNDPDVVFADEPTGNLDSRSGKAVLAALREVAAEGRTVIVVTHDLSIADKADAVLELLDGMVVGARGEATAPVPVTAAAGGTGA
- a CDS encoding DUF2207 domain-containing protein, translated to MPRKRSYSPRLVLLCLALLAGSAAAQSYEWRDVVQKVTIGADDSVLVDDTRTLTTDGNFGEAFVCVHLEDGQKLTLLEGSGALGPGPEATAYQQPCADGTRGTEVVVRNATRVRERRVRFVYRLNGVLDYRSDVVQWYWQILEQDHPPVRGYSLSVTAPGPSPEPYDAYVHRFANPELPTVSLSEDRSRLSVAFDRIPEGDGVEIRYLMDPALFETKGTRPGMEEFLLDEAKVARVQTLLQVRRSPWWALIPAGLLLLTAPGAMGAYRRYGREPRIETMKYPFEPPSSLPPAAVTSIMSQRPNHSAMGPAFHATIMDLMRRGYGEFASSGKRLKDFAIDLKLEADSSTLLPFEENVLGYLKRAARPGSPDKLSGAELKAYSQRHASSFMAKWAPAVRSWLEATTGGPLTTEESRKAAKKWSGRMFLALLVGIALAFFVSGPARVWVIAFDIVIAIAALAASNAIISWRPDIAEEVYGWRGFKRTLTDYTRMKDAPPDFFKLWDVYYCYAAALGVAEQYLRTLGKAAPLAGVDERTLTSQAVWLSGGNVANLSSMSALSQSISSLSSALSSASASASSGGSSSGGGGGGGGGSSGGR
- a CDS encoding CarD family transcriptional regulator produces the protein MKDQGKTFKMGDQVVLPPYGVGIVAGTTERAVGGANQKYYQVEFPNGTSRAYVPVAAPQGAGLRAALTKDEVQNVLERLQNGRITLPKQWAARHRKVTDLLTTGDPYQIATLASELRRWDLERGLPDLDRQAYRRALRLLAGEISAVLGISHQDARVLMDAGEEDELN
- a CDS encoding GH1 family beta-glucosidase, whose translation is MAGAAWRALHGGRSSAGRMAGATREERYVGDFPDDFLWGVSSSAYQIEGATQVGGRGESIWDRFVTRPGAVVDGSTGAVATGHYERYREDVGLMRELGARVYRFSVSWPRWLPSGRGRPAPAGVDFYERLVDSLLAAGIEPWICLYHWDLPQALQDRGGWTSRDCADYFADYAAAVAGRLGDRVRTFLMLNEPNVHALLGHLTGQHAPGVSDLSAYLAAIHHQNLAVGKGIARLRALDAGFRLGSVVSLQPVLPAAEPGTEPREEDVAAASLADAAYNRASLDPLLLGRYPAAMAGFFEALLRAGDEETMRQRVDLLGVNHYTLQRVRLGRGPLGLELVPPGAGTEATQMGWRVAPEALTRTLLELKSAYGNPPVVITENGAAYEDPPVRNGTVDDASRVAYFARYIRGVAAALEAGCDVRGYLAWTLVDNFEWGDGFTRRFGCVALDRETLERTPKASFHYLRRVFGSGALG